In a genomic window of Ignisphaera sp.:
- a CDS encoding phenylacetate--CoA ligase, which yields MPDSWIYNPSLELLSRDELDKIKLQRLKEVVYRVYNNNQFYRKKMKEKGITPEDIKTLEDIKKLPYTTKEELRENMPFGFLVTDYQNVVEVHATSGTTGEPIFMYYTMKDIENWSEVMARSLAAAGLTKRDVLQITPSFSLFTGGFGFFYGARRIGATIIPIGPGFSKRQIYTMIKLGTTMLAGIANYAIRLAEVAFEMGVDPARDTRVRKGVFGAEMWSDSLRKKIEEIWNMETFDIYGMAELYGPGAAIDCQHHNGLHVWEDHFIVEVVDPKTGEPVDVEEKGELVFTTLTKDAMPLIRYRTRDISRIIDENKCQCGRTHIKIDRIQGRTDDMFIINGVNIYPQAIENVLMQSKLVGNEYQIIVSKRPSGDSLTIVVETSKKLDEAEKIMLSKDLEKQLREVILVTPRVEVVDPGTLPRFDGKAKRVVIKSEE from the coding sequence GTATACAACAACAACCAATTCTACAGAAAAAAGATGAAAGAAAAGGGAATCACACCAGAAGACATAAAAACATTAGAAGACATCAAAAAACTGCCATACACAACAAAAGAAGAACTAAGAGAGAATATGCCATTTGGCTTTCTGGTGACAGACTATCAAAATGTTGTAGAGGTTCATGCAACATCTGGTACAACCGGCGAGCCGATATTCATGTACTATACAATGAAGGATATTGAGAATTGGAGCGAGGTTATGGCTAGAAGCCTAGCGGCTGCAGGGCTTACAAAGAGGGATGTTCTCCAAATCACACCAAGCTTCAGCTTGTTTACAGGCGGCTTTGGATTCTTCTATGGGGCGAGAAGAATAGGGGCGACAATAATTCCGATAGGACCAGGATTTTCGAAGAGGCAGATATATACGATGATCAAGCTCGGCACAACAATGCTTGCTGGAATAGCCAACTATGCTATTAGGTTGGCTGAGGTTGCTTTTGAGATGGGTGTAGACCCTGCTAGAGATACTAGGGTTAGGAAAGGTGTCTTCGGAGCTGAGATGTGGAGTGACTCTCTGAGAAAGAAAATTGAAGAGATATGGAATATGGAGACATTTGATATTTACGGTATGGCAGAGCTTTACGGGCCTGGAGCGGCAATCGATTGTCAGCATCACAACGGTCTTCATGTTTGGGAGGATCACTTTATTGTTGAGGTTGTTGATCCGAAGACTGGTGAGCCTGTGGATGTTGAGGAGAAGGGGGAGCTAGTATTCACAACACTAACAAAAGATGCAATGCCACTAATAAGATATAGAACAAGAGACATATCGAGAATAATAGACGAAAACAAATGCCAATGCGGAAGAACACACATCAAAATAGACAGAATACAAGGAAGAACAGACGACATGTTCATAATAAACGGAGTTAACATATATCCACAAGCAATTGAAAATGTGCTAATGCAAAGCAAGCTTGTAGGCAACGAGTATCAGATAATAGTAAGTAAAAGGCCTTCAGGAGATAGCTTAACCATAGTGGTAGAGACCTCCAAAAAACTTGATGAAGCAGAGAAGATAATGCTTTCCAAAGATCTTGAAAAACAGCTGAGGGAGGTTATACTGGTTACGCCAAGGGTTGAGGTTGTCGACCCTGGGACACTACCCAGATTCGATGGAAAGGCAAAAAGGGTTGTGATCAAGTCTGAGGAATAG